From a single Cyclobacterium marinum DSM 745 genomic region:
- a CDS encoding amidohydrolase family protein: MILKSFATNEHSTAIYFGRQHRHLKKDHEVNCINRRDCLGILGGSLASLALTSSSQPEKTNSDLPVVDTHLHCFAGPDNNKFPYHPNGPYRPDSAATVEDLLSCMDGAGIKYAIVVHPEPYQDDHRYLDHCLEVGGGRLKGTCLFFADQPDSLAAMPSFLKDREGSIIASRVHAYAPDRLPPFGKPELRKWWRSVADAGVAVQLHFEPRYASGFEGYIREFSDTTVIIDHLGRPFQGSPEEYARVLRWADFPNTVMKLASIPKAEQYPHQDIRPIIRQLTSAWGAERMIYGGGFNTDATPDSYRRYRQDLVGHLSHLSSLEQAAILGGNAAQLFGWS; the protein is encoded by the coding sequence TTGATACTGAAATCCTTTGCTACAAATGAACATTCAACAGCCATTTATTTTGGCAGGCAACACAGGCACTTGAAAAAAGATCACGAGGTGAATTGTATCAATCGGCGTGACTGCCTAGGGATCTTAGGTGGATCGCTTGCAAGCCTTGCTCTTACTTCGAGCTCGCAACCGGAGAAGACTAACAGCGATCTGCCGGTCGTCGATACTCATTTGCACTGTTTTGCTGGCCCCGACAACAATAAATTTCCTTATCATCCCAATGGACCCTATCGACCTGATTCAGCTGCAACCGTAGAAGACCTGCTGAGTTGTATGGACGGGGCAGGGATTAAGTACGCAATTGTTGTACATCCTGAACCGTATCAGGACGACCATCGCTACCTTGATCATTGTTTGGAAGTTGGTGGGGGCCGACTTAAGGGTACCTGTCTGTTTTTCGCTGACCAACCTGATTCGCTCGCTGCGATGCCATCCTTTTTAAAAGACCGTGAAGGAAGTATTATCGCGTCACGGGTTCATGCTTACGCTCCCGATCGATTGCCTCCGTTTGGGAAACCGGAACTCCGCAAATGGTGGCGTAGTGTCGCTGATGCCGGCGTTGCCGTGCAGTTGCATTTTGAACCCCGCTATGCTTCAGGTTTCGAAGGTTACATTCGGGAATTCTCAGATACCACTGTGATCATCGATCATCTTGGGCGTCCGTTTCAAGGATCCCCGGAGGAATATGCCAGAGTATTACGCTGGGCTGACTTTCCTAACACAGTAATGAAGCTAGCATCGATCCCAAAAGCGGAGCAGTATCCTCACCAGGACATCAGGCCGATCATCCGCCAATTGACAAGTGCCTGGGGTGCCGAACGGATGATCTATGGCGGGGGCTTCAATACAGATGCGACACCAGACTCCTATCGCCGCTACCGTCAGGACTTGGTAGGACACCTCTCGCACCTCTCCTCACTGGAACAGGCAGCAATACTCGGTGGTAATGCGGCACAACTTTTCGGCTGGAGCTAA
- a CDS encoding Hsp20/alpha crystallin family protein: MTLIKSNGRKTQAPDFNNWLDQLFDVPSSFVLGSPENRFNGNRPAVNIKENDKEYLLEVAAPGMKKEDFNISIEKDYLTISASKKTETEEKDESHKVKRTEFHYESFERSFFIEEDKVDVDQINAQYQDGILKLLIPKKEELKRVKQITVS; encoded by the coding sequence ATGACACTTATAAAATCAAACGGAAGAAAAACACAGGCACCTGATTTTAACAATTGGTTGGATCAATTATTTGATGTCCCTTCATCTTTTGTGTTGGGTAGCCCCGAGAATCGTTTCAACGGAAATAGGCCGGCAGTCAATATCAAAGAGAATGACAAAGAGTATTTGTTAGAAGTAGCTGCGCCTGGTATGAAAAAGGAAGATTTTAACATTTCCATTGAAAAAGATTACCTGACAATCTCCGCAAGTAAAAAAACAGAAACGGAAGAAAAAGATGAAAGTCATAAAGTAAAGCGTACTGAATTTCATTATGAAAGCTTTGAGCGGTCTTTCTTTATTGAAGAAGACAAAGTAGATGTGGATCAGATCAACGCCCAATACCAAGACGGTATTTTAAAATTGCTCATCCCTAAAAAAGAAGAGTTAAAAAGAGTGAAGCAAATCACTGTTTCTTAA
- a CDS encoding twin-arginine translocation signal domain-containing protein, translated as MNYLDRRNFLKLSGLALGGLSAGLLSNPSMARGFKKNLSLGFVGIKVVA; from the coding sequence ATGAATTACCTAGACCGTAGAAATTTTCTAAAACTATCTGGCTTGGCCCTTGGAGGCCTATCAGCAGGTTTGCTATCCAACCCTTCCATGGCAAGGGGCTTCAAAAAAAACCTTAGCCTGGGCTTTGTCGGCATAAAAGTGGTGGCATAA
- a CDS encoding amidohydrolase family protein — MKKIIIASKSFTFSLCLLALFTYCKPPQNQEKMAEQIPDTYYSMEDFSSIKKFDTHVHLRSQLDTLFINQAIKDNFRFLTVSVYTSPERTPEEQENFSLKMVRDFPDIVAYATTFSLDGFNDDDWVSKTLDYLEKSIAHGAIAVKVWKNVGMELQNEKGDLVTINDKKFEPILKFLAEKDITLLGHLGEPKNTWLPLEEMTVQGDKDYFSENPKYHMYNFPDFPSYEDQIGARDKMLANNPDLRFVGAHLGSLEYDVNELAKRLDQFPNMAVDMAERISHLQYQAINNWQGVHDFFIKYQDRLIYGTDLRAGASDIQAKGLTDPDEIAAHAYEVWLRHWQFFTGDEEMNVPKVDGTFKGLKLPKSVVDKIYRYNAENWYPGLLR, encoded by the coding sequence ATGAAAAAAATTATTATTGCAAGTAAATCATTTACCTTTTCCTTATGCCTTTTGGCACTTTTCACTTACTGTAAACCTCCACAAAATCAAGAAAAAATGGCTGAGCAAATACCAGACACTTACTATTCCATGGAAGATTTTTCCTCCATAAAAAAGTTTGATACCCATGTTCACCTTCGCAGTCAATTGGATACCCTTTTTATCAACCAAGCCATTAAGGATAACTTTCGCTTTTTGACCGTCAGCGTATATACTTCTCCGGAAAGAACTCCGGAAGAACAAGAGAATTTCTCCTTAAAAATGGTGCGTGATTTTCCTGATATTGTCGCCTATGCCACCACATTTTCTCTGGATGGATTCAATGATGACGATTGGGTAAGCAAGACCCTGGACTACTTAGAAAAATCCATTGCCCATGGAGCCATTGCGGTAAAGGTTTGGAAAAACGTGGGCATGGAATTGCAAAATGAAAAAGGGGATTTGGTGACCATCAATGACAAGAAATTTGAGCCTATCTTAAAATTTTTAGCGGAAAAGGACATCACCTTATTGGGGCATCTTGGAGAACCCAAAAATACCTGGTTGCCGCTGGAAGAAATGACCGTTCAGGGAGACAAGGATTATTTTAGTGAAAACCCCAAGTACCATATGTACAATTTTCCCGACTTTCCTTCTTATGAGGATCAGATTGGTGCCCGAGATAAGATGTTGGCCAATAACCCTGACTTAAGATTCGTTGGAGCGCATTTGGGAAGTTTAGAATATGATGTCAATGAATTGGCAAAAAGACTTGACCAATTTCCCAATATGGCAGTGGACATGGCTGAGAGAATTTCTCACCTTCAATATCAGGCCATTAACAATTGGCAAGGTGTGCATGACTTCTTTATCAAATACCAAGACAGGCTAATTTATGGAACCGATTTAAGGGCCGGAGCATCTGATATACAGGCCAAGGGATTGACCGATCCCGATGAAATTGCTGCACATGCCTACGAGGTTTGGTTAAGGCATTGGCAATTTTTTACCGGAGATGAAGAAATGAATGTGCCAAAAGTAGATGGCACATTCAAAGGCTTAAAGCTCCCCAAATCCGTAGTAGATAAGATTTATAGGTACAATGCTGAGAACTGGTATCCCGGACTCCTCCGTTAG
- a CDS encoding TRAP transporter large permease: MTALLFIVFLVLLAIGFPIAFALGISAFTYLLFSDIPLMVIPQKMYAGIDVFVLLSIPGFILAGNLMNASGITGRIINFCNALLGHIRGGLGLANVGASMLFGGISGTAIADTASIGSVMIPAMNKEGYDVPFSCAVTASSSTIGPVIPPSLPMIIAATLTGLSVGKLFVAGIVPGLLLGVGFMLITYLISVKRKYPKRPRKTFGFVFKSFFQAFWALMMTVIILFGIIGGVFTPTEASIVAVIYAIAIGLWVYKELKIKMIPAILLQSAKTTAALMVLVGFANLFAWIMTVEELPQLIANSLLELTSNKFMLLLLINLLLIFVGAFMETIAALLILFPVLLGVAVNVGVDPVQFAIIMVFNLVIGLTTPPVGVCLFVASSIGGISLEKIAVAGLPYLMVSILVLLMITYIPEVSLWLPGLFYE, from the coding sequence ATGACGGCACTTTTATTTATTGTCTTTTTGGTTCTATTGGCCATCGGATTTCCAATCGCCTTTGCCTTAGGCATTTCTGCCTTTACCTATTTGCTGTTCAGTGATATCCCTTTAATGGTGATTCCTCAAAAAATGTATGCAGGCATTGATGTATTTGTGTTGCTATCTATTCCCGGCTTTATATTGGCAGGAAACTTAATGAATGCCAGTGGCATAACAGGCCGTATTATTAATTTTTGCAATGCGCTATTGGGCCATATCAGAGGTGGCTTGGGATTGGCCAATGTGGGTGCTTCTATGCTATTTGGTGGTATCTCCGGAACGGCCATTGCCGATACTGCCAGCATTGGTTCGGTAATGATTCCCGCCATGAATAAAGAAGGTTATGATGTCCCTTTTTCATGTGCTGTGACGGCTTCCTCATCCACCATAGGACCTGTTATCCCTCCCAGCTTACCCATGATCATTGCCGCCACGCTTACCGGGCTTTCCGTTGGTAAGCTATTTGTCGCTGGAATTGTTCCCGGTTTGCTATTAGGGGTAGGATTTATGTTGATTACCTACCTTATTTCTGTGAAAAGAAAATATCCCAAAAGACCTCGGAAAACATTCGGCTTCGTTTTCAAAAGCTTTTTTCAGGCATTTTGGGCTTTAATGATGACTGTAATAATTCTTTTCGGCATCATAGGGGGCGTTTTTACACCTACTGAAGCATCTATTGTAGCAGTAATTTATGCGATAGCCATCGGTCTTTGGGTTTACAAAGAATTAAAAATAAAAATGATTCCGGCCATATTGCTTCAGTCAGCCAAAACTACTGCTGCATTGATGGTGCTGGTAGGCTTCGCCAATCTCTTTGCCTGGATCATGACGGTGGAAGAGTTACCACAGTTGATAGCCAATAGCTTACTGGAGCTGACAAGCAATAAATTTATGCTGCTCTTATTAATCAACCTCTTGTTAATTTTTGTTGGGGCCTTTATGGAAACCATTGCGGCCTTGTTGATTCTATTCCCGGTTTTGCTTGGTGTAGCGGTAAATGTAGGTGTAGATCCGGTTCAGTTTGCCATTATCATGGTTTTTAATCTGGTGATTGGGCTGACCACGCCACCAGTAGGTGTTTGTTTATTTGTAGCATCCAGTATTGGAGGTATTTCTCTTGAAAAAATAGCCGTGGCCGGCTTGCCATATTTGATGGTAAGTATTCTTGTCCTCTTAATGATCACCTATATCCCCGAAGTAAGCCTCTGGTTACCGGGATTGTTTTATGAATAA
- a CDS encoding TRAP transporter small permease has product MTKSPFPTLDKVLGFLINLSFILMIAVVLLQVIARYLLPWAPNWTEELARFCFIYLVSMGAALAVKDNGYVSVNFLLDRLSPKYKSLLENIIMVCIIGLMFTQFVVSLPLMEIVSIQKSPSMNLNMAFMYGAMAIMGLSVAFYSTLKLIQKNR; this is encoded by the coding sequence ATGACAAAATCTCCCTTTCCCACTTTAGATAAAGTATTGGGTTTCCTTATAAACCTAAGTTTTATATTGATGATTGCCGTTGTATTGCTTCAAGTTATTGCCAGGTACCTTTTGCCATGGGCTCCCAATTGGACCGAAGAGCTCGCCCGCTTTTGTTTTATCTATTTGGTGAGCATGGGGGCAGCCCTAGCCGTAAAAGACAATGGATATGTAAGTGTAAATTTTTTATTAGACAGATTATCGCCCAAATACAAATCCCTATTAGAGAATATAATTATGGTTTGCATTATCGGCCTAATGTTCACTCAGTTTGTGGTTAGCCTTCCTTTAATGGAGATTGTAAGCATACAAAAATCTCCTTCCATGAACCTTAATATGGCCTTTATGTATGGAGCCATGGCCATTATGGGTTTATCGGTTGCCTTTTACAGTACCTTGAAATTAATTCAGAAAAACAGATGA